A single Salvelinus sp. IW2-2015 unplaced genomic scaffold, ASM291031v2 Un_scaffold1790, whole genome shotgun sequence DNA region contains:
- the LOC112071981 gene encoding LOW QUALITY PROTEIN: alpha-1,3-mannosyl-glycoprotein 4-beta-N-acetylglucosaminyltransferase C (The sequence of the model RefSeq protein was modified relative to this genomic sequence to represent the inferred CDS: inserted 3 bases in 2 codons; substituted 1 base at 1 genomic stop codon), with the protein MIELEACMAMQSWVNRENRRGLTLVGPSVEDQRCGDVVSYLQHLAAARQEVWDQILTMGLCSVSRPKGSYLIPPCLPSSPAASPRQSXNSMLVVVLLTDFXAQWRATTLGEITGNFPXPVKADQLLVVHVPKQYYPPILGLKRNFNDKADRVTFRSKQNVDYSFLLQFCTGRSLLYLQLEDDVACSHHFLSAIRRRVQQMEVPWATLEFSALGYIGKLYHSEHLPLLSRFLFLFYQEMPCDFLFSHFRVLLTQSEVIRFTPSLFQHTGSYSSFLGTFNKLKDEDYEDLYTNPAADVYSDIPVYQDHVAAMAWSPGTGTFFWGRSPSSGNHLTVIFKHPVVVTTITVATGSAEGRDRLASATVELGLHPVTEKTGSGTTCQEFYSVGDLQGGRMDMTDVHKKRFGHASSCLKIRVTAKQNDWVIIKKIRITTKED; encoded by the exons gggggctgacccttgtggggcccagtgttgaggatcagcggtgtggagatgttgtttcttaccttcaACACCTggcggcggcccgtcaggaagtctggGACCAG atACTGACCATGGGGCTGTGCTCGGTGAGTCGTCCTAAAGGCAGCTATCTGATTCCACCTTGTCTCCCATCTTCTCCCGCTGCTTCTCCCCGGCAGAGCTAAAACTCCATGTTGGTGGTGGTACTGCTGACAGACT ATGCCCAATGGAGAGCGACCACGCTGGGGGAGATTACAGGTAACTTCCC CCCAGTGAAGGCAGACCAGCTACTGGTGGTACATGTTCCCAAGCAGTACTACCCACC TATTCTAGGCCTGAAAAGAAACTTTAACGACAAGGCTGACCGTGTAACGTTCCGCTCCAAACAGAACGTTGACTATAGCTTCCTGCTTCAGTTCTGCACTGGGCGTAGCCTGCTCTACCTGCAGCTGGAGGACGACGTCGCCTGCTCGCATCACTTCCTGTCCGCCATCAGGAGGCGTGTCCAGCAAATGGAAGTGCCCTGGGCCACGTTAGAGTTCTCAGCCCTGGGCTACATTGGGAAGCTGTACCACTCAGaacacctccccctcctctcacgCTTCCTCTTCCTGTTCTACCAGGAAATGCCCTGCGACTTCCTGTTCAGTCACTTCCGGGTGCTTTTGACGCAGAGCGAGGTGATCCGCTTCACACCATCACTGTTTCAACACACAGGCTCATACTCTTCCTTCCTGGGAACCTTCAACAAGCTGAAGGATGAAGACTACGAGGATCTCTACACCAACCCTGCTGCTGACGTCTATAGTGACATACcag TCTATCAGGACCATGTGGCGGCCATGGCCTGGTCTCCTGGTACTGGAACCTTCTTCTGGGGGCGGAGTCCTTCTTCAGGAAACCACCTAACCGTCATCTTCAAACATCCTGTTGTGGTTACCACCATTACCGTGGCGACTGGTTCAGCAGAGGGTCGTGATCGGTTGGCATCTGCGACCGTAGAACTGGGTCTCCACCCGGTAACCGAGAAGACGGGGTCGGGGACAACATGCCAAGAGTTCTATAGCGTGGGGGATCtgcagggagggaggatggacatGACGGACGTACACAAGAAGAGATTTGGCCACGCCTCTTCCTGTCTGAAGATAAGAGTCACAGCCAAGCAGAATGACTGGGTTATCATCAAGAAGATCAGGATTACTACAAAGGAGGACTGA